GCGCCGGGTCGACCGCGAGCGGGGTGAGCACCGGGAACACCCGGGCGCCGAACAGCTCGTGCATGCGCTTCCTGGCGTCCTCGTCGAGGTCGTCCCAGCGCTGCACCTCGATGCCCTGGGACACCAGCTCCGGCAGCACCTGGTCGTGGCACACGTTCGCGTGCCGCACCATCAGCTCCCGGGTGCGCGCCCAGATGCTCTCCAGCACCTCGCGCGGCAGCATCCCGGAGGCGGCCCGCACGGCGACGCCCGCGGCCATCCGGCGCTTGAGGCCGGCGACCCGGACCATGAAGAACTCGTCCAGGTTGTTGGCGAAGATCGCGAGGAACCGGACGCGTTCCAGCAGCGGGATCTGCGGGTCCTCGGCGAGTTCGAGCACCCGGGTGTTGAAGTGCAGCCAGGACAGCTCCCGGTCGAGGAACCGGTCGTCGGGCAGGTCTCCCTCGGTCACGTCGTACGGGGGTTCGACGTCGTACTCGGTGATCTCGGGTCGCGCGATCTGGGTGCTCACCCCGTCATCGTTTCACCGCGGCGTGAACAAGCGGTAGCGACGATCTCAACCGGCCGGTTCGTGGTGGTACATCACGTCTGTGGCGGCCCGGGTGAAACCGAGCCTCTCGTAGAGCCCGACCGCGGCGCGGTTGTCCGCCTCGACGTACAACATCACGGTCGCCAGGCCACGGTCGCGGAGGTACGCCAGACCGGCCACGGCCAGCGCCTTGGCCAGCCCGCCGCCCTGGGCGTGCGGGGCCACCCCGAGCACGTAGATCTCGCCCGCCGGGCCGGGCTCGCCGCCGCGTATCCGCCCGGTGTGCACCTTCGTCCAGTGGAAGCCGACCAGCTCGCCGTCGCGCTCGGCGACGAAGAAGCCCGCGGGGTCGAACCACGCCGCGCCGGTCCGGGCGTCCAGGTCGGCGCGGGTCCAGCGGCCCTGCTCGGGGTGGGCGGCGAACGCGGCCGCGTTGACCGCCAGCCAGGCCTGCTCGTCGCGGCCGGGTTCGAAGGCGCGGATCGTGACCCCGGCGGGCGGCGCGATGTCCGGAAGCGGCCGGGCGCCCGGTCCGTGCAGCGGGCGGCGCATCCAGGCCAGCGCCCGGTCGGCCGTGAACCCGGTGGCCGCGGCCAGCCGGGCGGCACCCGGGTGCGGACCGTGCGCCCACACCTGCACCGGCACCGGCCCCGCCTCGGCGACGAGCGCGTCGGCCAGTGCCCGGCCGACGCCGCGGCCGCGGTGGCCGGGGTGGACCACCAGGTCCGCGGTGGCCGCCTGCGCCGGAGCGCCGTCGGCGGTTTCGCCGGTGGGGTCCTCCGTCGTGACCGCCGGCAGGTCCAGGTGGGCGTAGCCAACGATGTCGCCGGCATCCCCGCCGGACCGGGCCAGCAGGTGGCGGGTGGCGTCGGGCACGCCGAGGAGCAGGGTCGCGCGTTCGTCGAGAGCGCGGACGCCGTCCTCGGCCGCGGCGGCCTCCACCAGAGCGTCGACAGTCGCGCGTTCGGCCGCCGAGAGGCGACCGGTGATCTTGATTTCACCCGGCGAGTTACCCACCCCGCTACCGTACGGGTCACCCACCGAGAACAAGGAGTGCGCATGACACAGGACATGCCATCGCGCGGGTCGGCGTTCCGTCGCACCATCGCGCTGGGCGCGGCCGGCGTGCTGGGACTCGGCGCCGTCGCCGCCGGGCTGGTGGGCACGGTCGGCGCGGGCCCCGCGGCGGCCGACAGCGGTCCGCGTACCGACCTCACCCTCACCGTCCTGCACACCAACGACGACGAGTCCCAGCTCGTCGGCGTCGACGGCGACACCGACGGCGACGGCACGATCGAGCCGGACGAGACCCGCGCCTACGGCGGCGCCGCCCGCTACACCACGCTGTGGCAGCAGCTGCGCCGGCAGGCCGAGACCGGGCGCCCGGCCCAGGGCGGCAAGCGCGCCGTGGTGTCGATCTCCGGCGGCGACAACTACCTGGCAGGGCCGGAGTTCTCGGCCAGCATCGAGCACGGTGTGCCGTTCTACGACGCGCTCGCCCTGAGCCGGCTCGGCCTGGACGCGTCCGCCATCGGCAACCACGAGTTCGACTTCGGGCCGGACGTCTTCGCCGACTTCGTGGCCAGTGTGCGGAGCACCGGCGGCGGCTCGTTCCCGTTCGTCTCGGCCAACCTGGACGTGAGCGGCGAACCCGCGCTGGCGAAGTACGCCGACCAGGGCGTCATCCGCGCCACCACGGTGGTCCGCGAGCGCGGCGAACGCATCGGCGTGATCGGCCTGACCACGCCGGAGCTGCCCACCATCTCCAGCCCGCGCAACGTGCGGGTACGCACCGAGCTGGCCCGGATCGCCAACGACGAGGCGAGCGCCCTCACCCGCCAGGGTGTGGACAAGATCATCCTGGTCAGCCACCTGCAGGACATCGACAACGAGCTCGCGCTGGTGCCGCAGCTGCGCGGCGTCGACGTCGTGCTCGGCGCCGGCGGTGGCGAGATCCTGGCCGACTCCGGTGACCGGCTGATCCCCGGCGACAGGGCCGAACGCGGCTACCCGCTGTGGGCGACGGACGCCGACGGCCGGCGGGTGCCGGTGGCCACCACGACCGGCAACTACAAGTACGTCGGCCAGCTCGTCCTGCGCTTCGACCGCGCCGGCCGGCTGCTCGGCGCCGACGACGAACAGAGCCGCCCGGTCCGGGTGGCCGGAGCCGGGACGGACGCGGTGGTGAAGGACGCCTGGACCCGCACCCACGTGGAGGCTCCGGTGGAGAGCCACCTGGCCTCCCTGCGGGAGACGGTCGTCGCCGACAGCGAGGTGCCGCTGAACGGCGTACGGTCCGACGTCCGCAGCAAGGAGACCAACCTCGGTGACCTGGTGGCCGACGCGCTGGTGTGGGCGGGCGCGCGGAAGGCCGCGGAGTACGGCGTGCCCGCGCCGGTGGTCGGCATCCAGAACGGCGGCGGCCTGCGCAACGACGCGGTGATCCCGGCCGGTCCGGTCACCGCGCTGGACACCTACGACGTCGCGCCGTTCGCCAACTTCGTCGCGGTCGTGCCCGAGGTGCCCCGGGACACGCTGCGCCGGCTCCTCGAGCGCGGGGTCGCCGCGGCGCCGTCGGCGGCGGGCGCGTTCATCCAGGTGTCCGGGCTGGCGTTCACCTACGACGTCAGCAGGAAGGCGCAGGTGGTGAACGAGTCGACCGGGGAGATCCTCACCCCGGGCGAGCGGGTCCGCGACGTCGTCCTCGACGACGGGACGGTGCTGGTCCGCGACGGTCAGGTGGTCGACGGCGCGCCGGTGCCGGTGGCGACGAACGACTTCTCCGCCCGTGGCGGGGACGCCTACCCGCTGAAGGGCCTGGACTTCACCCCGGTCGGCACGACCTACCAGGGCGCGCTGCGCGGCTACCTCGAGGAGGGGCTGTCGGGGAAGGTCCGGGCGGCCGACTACCCGGTCGGCGGCGAGGGCCGGATCACCGCCACCAACTGACGTACTGCTCGTGTCCGTGCGGGCCGGGCGGGACCACCGCCCGGCCCGCCGGTCTCGTACGCCCTCCCGCGCCAATCCCTACAATGACTACTTAGTAGGTATGGTTTAGCGCATGAGCCCCGAGTTCCTCTGGTACATCCCGAACCAGGTCCGGCCCGGTCACCGTGGTGACGCGGTGGCCGAGGATCACAACAGCCTGGACACGCTCACCGGCCACGCCCGTGCGCTCGAGGACCACGGCTGGCACGGCGCGCTCCTCGGCACCGGCTGGGGCCGGCCGGACACCTTCACGGTCGCCACCGCCCTGGCCGCGCGGACGACGACGTTCCAGCCGCTGATCGCGATCCGGCCCGGCTACTGGCGGCCGGCGAACTTCGCCTCCGCCGCGGCCACCCTGGACCACCTCAGCGACGGGCGGGTGCTGGTCAACGTCGTGTCCGGTCAGGACGACCTGGCGGCCTACGGCGACAGCGAGGGCGACCAGGCCAACCGCTATGCGCGTACGAAGGAGTTCCTCCGGATCGTCCGCCGGCTGTGGACGGAGGAGAACGTCACCCACCACGGTGAACACTTCGACGTCACCGACTCCACGCTGGCGTCCCGGCCGGTCGTCCGCGGCGACCGCCGGCACCCCCGGCTCTACTTCGGCGGCGCCTCCGAGGCCGCCGAGAAGGTCGCCGCCACCGAGGCCGACGTCCAGCTCTTCTGGGGCGAGCCGTTGGACGGCGTGCGGGAACGCATCGAGCGGCTGAAGGGCCTCGCCGGAAAGCTGGGGCGCGAGCACGCGCCGCTGGAGTTCGGGCTGCGGATCACCACCCTCGTCCGGGACACCACCGCGCAGGCCTGGGCCGACGCCGAGGCCAAGGTCGCGGAGATGGCGAAGGTCGCGGAGATGGCGAAGGGCAGCGTGCCTGGCTCGCGGCACCCCAACTGGCGCGGCGCCGTCGGTCAGCAGCGGCTGCTCGACCTGCACGCGCGAGGCGAGGTGCTGGACGACAACCTCTACACCACACCCGGCCGGTACGGCGGCGGTGGCGCCGGCACCACCTGGCTGGTCGGCTCGGCCGAGGACGTGGCGAAGTCACTGCGGAAGTACGAGAGCCTGGGCATCTCCCACTTCGTCCTCTCCGACACGCCCTACCTGCCGGAGATCAGGCGGCAGGGAGACCAGCTGCTGCCCCTGCTGCGCGACTAGAGGTGCGAACGACGGCGGCCCGGGCGAGAGGATCCGCCCGGGCCGCCGGTTCGTTCGTCGAGGTCTACTTCGTCGAAGCCTACGAAGCCTCGCCGGTGAGGGACCGTGCGTCGTCGGGCACCCGCGGCGAGCCGGACGAGTCGTCGTCGTCCTCGGGCACGGGGGTGACCGGCGGCGCGACGAAGCGGTAGCCGACGTTGCGGACGGTGCCGATCAGGGCTTCGTACTCCGAGCCGAGCTTGGCCCGCAGCCGGCGTACGTGCACGTCGACGGTGCGGGTGCCGCCGAAGTAGTCGTACCCCCACACCTCCTGCAGCAGCTGCTGGCGGGTGAACACCCGGCCGGGGTGCTGGGCGAGGAACTTCACCAGCTCGAACTCCTTGAACGTGAGGTCGAGGGTGCGCCCGGCGAGCCGGGAGGTATAGGTGTCCTCGTCGATGACGAGCTCACCGCGCCGGATGACGTTGGGGTGCTCGTCCTCGACGGTGTGCAGGGCGAGCTTGCCGATCGCGACCCGCAGCCGGGCGTCCACCTCGGCCGGGCCGGCGTTGTGGACCAGGACGTCGTCCAGGCCCCAGTCTGCGTTGACGGCGGCCAGGCCGCCTTCGGTGACGACCACCAGCAGCGGAACGCTGACACCGGTGGTCCGGATGACCCTGGTCAGGCTGCGGGCCTGCACCAGGTCGCTTCGTGCGTCCACGAGTACCGCGTCAGCCGGGCCCACGTCCAGGAGGGCGCTGGCCTCGGCGGGTGCCACACGCACGTGGTGCGCGAGCAGACCGAGTGCCGGAACGATCTCCGCCGACGGCTGAAGGGCGTTCGTGAGCAGGATGATTGTGCTCACCGGACGTCTCCCCTGATCAGTGGGGACCTGGCACTCGGGACGGCGCTGTCGCCCAGGTCCGCCGGTTGGAGGCAGGATATCCCACGTGTCTTCCCCGATGACGGTGACGGTTCGCTACTGGGCGGCCGCGAAGGAGGCCGCCGGGCTGGCCGAGGAGCAGGTGGAGGCGGGCACGCTCGCCGACGCCCTCGCGGCAGCCCGGTCACGGCACGGCGACCGGCCGCGGTTCGCGCAGGTGCTCGGCCTGTGCTCGGTGCTGATCGACGGCGACCCCGTGGGCGGCCGCGATCCGGCGACCGTACGCCTGGCCGAGGGTGCCCGGATCGAGCTGCTTCCGCCGTTCGCGGGCGGCTGAGGACGGTTTGCCGCGATGCCCGACGACTGGTCCGCTCGATGAATGAACCACCTCGCCCCGCGCGCCGTGTCGAGGGCATGGGTGCGGCGGCGCCGAAGGGCGCGACCGCTGACGAGGAGCTGGTCCGCCGGCTGTACGCCGAGCACGGGCGAGCTCTGTTCGGCTACGTCCTGCGGCTGGTCCGCGGCGACCGGCAGCGGGCCGAGGACGTCGTACAGGAGACATTGGTGCGAGCCTGGCGGCATCCGGAGGCGCTCGACCCGGCCCGCGGCCCGGCGCGGGCGTGGCTGGTGACGGTGGCCCGCAACCTGGTCTTCGACGGGGACCGGGCCCGCCGGGCGCGACCGCCCGAGGTGGGCGAGGAGGCGCTGGACGTCGTACCCACCGGCGAGGAGGACCTCGACCGGGCGATGGTGGCATGGGAGGTCATGGAGGTGCTGGCCGAGCTCCCGCCGCACCACCGGCAGGTTCTGGTGGAGGTCTACTACCGCGGCCACTCCGTCGCCGAGGCGGCCCGCCGGCTCGGCGTACCGCCGGGGACGGTGAAGAGCCGCACCTACTACGCCCTGCGCCAGCTGAAGCTGCTCCTGGAGGAGCGCGGCCTGACCTCGGAGGTGGCGCTGTGAGCGAAAGCGCCCGCACCTGCGCCGAGGTACGCGCCGCGATCGGTGCGCACGTGCTCGGGGCACTGGACGCCGAGGAGGCCGCCGCCGTCGACGCCCACCTGGCCGACTGCGCGCGGTGCCGTGCGGCGTACGACGAACTGGCCGGGCTGCCCGCGCTGCTCGGACTGGTCCGTGCGGAGGAGGCGGCGGCCGTCGGTGTGCACGAGGAGTCCGGTGGCGCCGGTGACCCGGCGGATCCCGTGGGCTCTGTGGACGACAGGGACGCCGTGGATCCCGTCGGCGACCTGGGCATGCGGCGCCTGCTGGCGCGGGTCCGGGCGGAACGCGCTCGCGAACGCCGCCGCCGGCTGGCCGGGGCGCTCGCGGCCGCCGCGGTGACCGTGGCGGTCGCCGGTGGCGGCGGGTGGGCCGTCGGGCAGGCCCTCGCGCCGTCCCGTACGCCGGTCGCCGGGCCCACCTCGACTCCCACCCCCACGCCCGCTCCCACCCCCACGGCGCACGTGACCGCGCCGCCGGTGCGCTGGTCGGCGTCGAACGCCACGCTCGCCGTCGACGGAACCGCCACCATGAACGGCGTTCCGTGGGGCACGAGGGTCGACATCGTGCTGCACGGCGT
This Actinopolymorpha cephalotaxi DNA region includes the following protein-coding sequences:
- a CDS encoding zf-HC2 domain-containing protein; translation: MSESARTCAEVRAAIGAHVLGALDAEEAAAVDAHLADCARCRAAYDELAGLPALLGLVRAEEAAAVGVHEESGGAGDPADPVGSVDDRDAVDPVGDLGMRRLLARVRAERARERRRRLAGALAAAAVTVAVAGGGGWAVGQALAPSRTPVAGPTSTPTPTPAPTPTAHVTAPPVRWSASNATLAVDGTATMNGVPWGTRVDIVLHGVRQGQVCSLTVYDRSGRRWDGGSWRVAYRDGVRWSGGIAVPANEVVRIEIRATGERPLLTIDG
- a CDS encoding sigma-70 family RNA polymerase sigma factor, whose translation is MNEPPRPARRVEGMGAAAPKGATADEELVRRLYAEHGRALFGYVLRLVRGDRQRAEDVVQETLVRAWRHPEALDPARGPARAWLVTVARNLVFDGDRARRARPPEVGEEALDVVPTGEEDLDRAMVAWEVMEVLAELPPHHRQVLVEVYYRGHSVAEAARRLGVPPGTVKSRTYYALRQLKLLLEERGLTSEVAL
- the mshD gene encoding mycothiol synthase; the protein is MGNSPGEIKITGRLSAAERATVDALVEAAAAEDGVRALDERATLLLGVPDATRHLLARSGGDAGDIVGYAHLDLPAVTTEDPTGETADGAPAQAATADLVVHPGHRGRGVGRALADALVAEAGPVPVQVWAHGPHPGAARLAAATGFTADRALAWMRRPLHGPGARPLPDIAPPAGVTIRAFEPGRDEQAWLAVNAAAFAAHPEQGRWTRADLDARTGAAWFDPAGFFVAERDGELVGFHWTKVHTGRIRGGEPGPAGEIYVLGVAPHAQGGGLAKALAVAGLAYLRDRGLATVMLYVEADNRAAVGLYERLGFTRAATDVMYHHEPAG
- a CDS encoding LLM class flavin-dependent oxidoreductase, whose product is MSPEFLWYIPNQVRPGHRGDAVAEDHNSLDTLTGHARALEDHGWHGALLGTGWGRPDTFTVATALAARTTTFQPLIAIRPGYWRPANFASAAATLDHLSDGRVLVNVVSGQDDLAAYGDSEGDQANRYARTKEFLRIVRRLWTEENVTHHGEHFDVTDSTLASRPVVRGDRRHPRLYFGGASEAAEKVAATEADVQLFWGEPLDGVRERIERLKGLAGKLGREHAPLEFGLRITTLVRDTTAQAWADAEAKVAEMAKVAEMAKGSVPGSRHPNWRGAVGQQRLLDLHARGEVLDDNLYTTPGRYGGGGAGTTWLVGSAEDVAKSLRKYESLGISHFVLSDTPYLPEIRRQGDQLLPLLRD
- a CDS encoding bifunctional metallophosphatase/5'-nucleotidase; translated protein: MTQDMPSRGSAFRRTIALGAAGVLGLGAVAAGLVGTVGAGPAAADSGPRTDLTLTVLHTNDDESQLVGVDGDTDGDGTIEPDETRAYGGAARYTTLWQQLRRQAETGRPAQGGKRAVVSISGGDNYLAGPEFSASIEHGVPFYDALALSRLGLDASAIGNHEFDFGPDVFADFVASVRSTGGGSFPFVSANLDVSGEPALAKYADQGVIRATTVVRERGERIGVIGLTTPELPTISSPRNVRVRTELARIANDEASALTRQGVDKIILVSHLQDIDNELALVPQLRGVDVVLGAGGGEILADSGDRLIPGDRAERGYPLWATDADGRRVPVATTTGNYKYVGQLVLRFDRAGRLLGADDEQSRPVRVAGAGTDAVVKDAWTRTHVEAPVESHLASLRETVVADSEVPLNGVRSDVRSKETNLGDLVADALVWAGARKAAEYGVPAPVVGIQNGGGLRNDAVIPAGPVTALDTYDVAPFANFVAVVPEVPRDTLRRLLERGVAAAPSAAGAFIQVSGLAFTYDVSRKAQVVNESTGEILTPGERVRDVVLDDGTVLVRDGQVVDGAPVPVATNDFSARGGDAYPLKGLDFTPVGTTYQGALRGYLEEGLSGKVRAADYPVGGEGRITATN
- a CDS encoding MoaD/ThiS family protein; amino-acid sequence: MSSPMTVTVRYWAAAKEAAGLAEEQVEAGTLADALAAARSRHGDRPRFAQVLGLCSVLIDGDPVGGRDPATVRLAEGARIELLPPFAGG
- a CDS encoding winged helix-turn-helix transcriptional regulator, encoding MSTIILLTNALQPSAEIVPALGLLAHHVRVAPAEASALLDVGPADAVLVDARSDLVQARSLTRVIRTTGVSVPLLVVVTEGGLAAVNADWGLDDVLVHNAGPAEVDARLRVAIGKLALHTVEDEHPNVIRRGELVIDEDTYTSRLAGRTLDLTFKEFELVKFLAQHPGRVFTRQQLLQEVWGYDYFGGTRTVDVHVRRLRAKLGSEYEALIGTVRNVGYRFVAPPVTPVPEDDDDSSGSPRVPDDARSLTGEAS